AGGAAGCGTTTCAAGGCCTCGGAGCGGTAGAGCCCGTCAACCTTAAACCTCACCCTACCCGCTACCGCGGTATGAATGGCCTGCACCATGGGCTTTATGGGACTTTATTGAGTTGCTTTGGGGGCTGTGGAAGCTGCCGCCCCTTTTAGGCCCCGGGGCTTTTTTTCCCCGCCGCCGGAGGAGGCTCTTTGGCCGCCGGCGCTGACTCCTCGGGGGCTTTGGCCTTGGGCATAACGGCACAGGCAACTTCCTTGACGCCTTCCACCGCCCCCACCAGGATATCGCTGATGCTCTTGACCGCGCTCTGGCCCAGGGACCCTGCGGCTTCAATGGCCCCGCCCACGGCCGCCTTGGCTGTGCCGCCCAGGTTGCCGCCTATTTCGGTAGCGCCTTCAATCACCCCGGTCACGACGCTTTTAGCCACCGTCGCCACGTCGCCGCCTACGTCCGCGGCGCCCTTGATCGCGCCTTTTACCAGTTCGCTGGCCGCGGCCTCCACATTGCCGCCCACGTCGCTGACGCCCAGGATCACGCCTTTAGCCACGTTCTTGGCGCTGACGATGAGCCCAGTTCCCACTTCTTCCGTGGCCTTGATCACCCCTTGGAAGACATCCCGGCTCACATTGACGGTTTCCGAGGCCACGGCCCCGGTGGTCTTTAAGGCGTCGGTGACGGCGGTTCTCGCCAGAGTGACGATCTGGCCTTCGATCTCCTGCAAGCCCTTGAGGCTGCCGACAACGCCATCTTTCACGGTAGTACCGGCCTGACCCAGCATGTTGCCGAGCCCTTTGCCTTCACTCGGTTCTTTTTCAGCCATGATTCCTTCCTCCGGAGACTGATTGCGGGATAATTAAAAATTAACGTTAGTTATTGAGGATCGACAAAACAAGATCGGTTTAAGCAAACTTGCTCAACCAAGATTTTACCTGTTCTTCTATCTGGTCCCTGACTTCACGGAACTTGGCTAACTTTTCTTCTTTACTGCCACCTGCGGCCGCCGGATCATCGAAGGGCCAGAACAGTCTGACCAACACGCCGGGGAAGACTTTGGGACAGGTTTTTTCAGCTTGTTCGCAGACGATGATCAGATAGCGAATGTCAATTTTTCCCAAAAATTCTTTAACGCTCTTGGCATGTTGATGGCTGATATCGATGCCGGCCTCAGCCATCACTTGTTTGGTATACGGATTGATCTCTTTAGGCTCATATCCGGCGCTGAGAACTTCGAACCGGTCCCCGCCATACTTTTTGAGAAAAGCTTCGGCCATTTGCGAGCGGGCCGTATTACCCGTGCACAGAAAAAGGACAGTAGGCTTTTCCATAAACAATCACCTAACGGCCAAAGAGTCCGGCCCGGGTCACATGCTCTGGCTCAGCCAGGAAGCCAGGTGCATGGCGTTAACTTCCGGGAAAAACGTCGTAAAGGTAGCTTTCAGGGCCAACAGCGACATGAGCGACGTCAACTGCTGCTTATCATAGGAAACTTCCACCA
This sequence is a window from Desulfobaccales bacterium. Protein-coding genes within it:
- a CDS encoding arsenate reductase ArsC, translated to MEKPTVLFLCTGNTARSQMAEAFLKKYGGDRFEVLSAGYEPKEINPYTKQVMAEAGIDISHQHAKSVKEFLGKIDIRYLIIVCEQAEKTCPKVFPGVLVRLFWPFDDPAAAGGSKEEKLAKFREVRDQIEEQVKSWLSKFA